Proteins found in one Anopheles aquasalis chromosome 3, idAnoAquaMG_Q_19, whole genome shotgun sequence genomic segment:
- the LOC126576531 gene encoding uncharacterized protein LOC126576531 yields MKQPRAGRIVPSGLEILLLVVAMMVLLLAATIPATHARTTVRTAQDTTRKPFTTTASSSDSQPSKPGGGSVQHPPDETKTDGNTGTSVVVHWKLTCEQLCSAGLGGPSCGASWLRPTTTDPTPLPLDNATLDAVCPSLCVNGLGVSKCKCNNHKLRGHSNQDLVCAAFCSAANLQLKGCSRCDGSDAPSSTTAPDPVRNAMEIVQTTTPNWDELCSVFCKMGDGGTLCNCDLPPFF; encoded by the exons ATGAAA CAACCGAGAGCCGGTCGTATCGTCCCGTCGGGATTGgagatcctgctgctggtagtggcaatgatggtgttgctgctcgcAGCCACCATCCCAGCGACGCATGCTCGCACAACGGTCCGTACGGCGCAGGACACAACCAGGAagcccttcaccaccaccgccagcagctcCGACTCCCAACCATCAAAACCAGGCGGCGGCTCGGTACAGCATCCACCGGATGAGACTAAAACGGATGGTAACACCGGAACGAGCGTAGTTGTGCACTGGAAGCTGACCTGTGAACAGCTCTGCAG TGCGGGACTTGGTGGTCCCAGCTGCGGAGCTTCATGGTTGCGTCCCACAACTACCGACCCCACTCCACTCCCGCTGGATAACGCAACACTCGACGCAGTTTGTCCATCGCTCTGTGTCAACGGTCTCG GTGTGTccaagtgcaagtgcaacaACCACAAATTGCGGGGCCACTCCAACCAGGATCTCGTCTGTGCTGCATTCTGTTCGGCGGCCAACCTGCAGCTCAAGGGTTGCAGTCGGTGCGACGGATCGGACGCACCGTCGTCGACCACCGCGCCGGATCCAGTGCGGAATGCGATGGAGATCGTCCAGACTACGACACCGAACTGGGACGAACTGTGCTCGGTGTTTTGCAAAATGGGAGACGGCGGGACACTGTGCAATTGCGATCTGCCACCGTTCTTCTGA